In the Solanum pennellii chromosome 5, SPENNV200 genome, one interval contains:
- the LOC107019932 gene encoding uncharacterized protein LOC107019932: MYSSKVSNNKNQCSNGVKNIIMIISFILIIYLMCFNFSIPNTKSLHTSVTLQNDSSLSLSLSSDTGLEHIVFGIASNENAWSARKELVKMWWKPGRNMRGCVFLEKMPPNYTKNANDSSLPPICISGDTSRFKYTFRGGTPSAIRVARVVTETVALNHSNVRWYVFGDDDTVFFTENLLKTLSKYDHGLWYYIGSNSEHFLMNKAFSYEMAFGGAGIAISSPLAKVLGKVFDACIERYPHLFGSDARIYSCLAELGVGLTHEPGFHQLDVRGNMFGVLAAHTLRPLVSLHHLEMNDPIFPNMTKMKSLEHLYNAAKYDPHRILQQTVCYDRWFTWTVSVSWGYAVQVFSYNIFLPDALRIQESYFPWQTSDLARHYDFDTRPYEPDPCKRQLVYFLHNVSTGINGQIKTIYRKKTPENCTITMVSPRRLEEIRVVSQKLEIDRNRLLSPRRQCCDVLPSTSRNVMDVAIRECKEDELIFIHP, from the exons atgtactcATCTAAAGTATCTAACAACAAAAATCAATGTTCCAATGGTGTAAAAAATATCATCATGATCATTTCTTTCATACTTATAATCTATCTCATGTGTTTCAACTTTTCAATTCCTAACACAAAATCACTCCACACGTCAGTTACACTCCAAAATGATTCATCGTTATCGTTATCATTATCATCGGATACGGGTCTTGAACATATTGTATTTGGAATTGCATCTAACGAGAATGCATGGTCCGCTAGAAAAGAATTAGTGAAAATGTGGTGGAAACCAGGACGAAATATGAGAGGATgtgtatttcttgaaaaaatgcCACCGAATTATACGAAAAATGCTAACGATTCTTCGTTACCTCCGATATGTATATCAGGTGATACGTCACGATTTAAGTACACGTTTCGCGGAGGGACACCCTCCGCGATACGTGTGGCTCGTGTCGTAACGGAAACGGTTGCATTGAATCATTCTAATGTTAGGTGGTATGTTTTTGGAGATGATGATACGGTTTTTTTTACGGAGAATTTGTTGAAGACGTTATCGAAATATGATCATGGACTATGGTATTATATCGGATCGAATTCGGAAcattttttgatgaataaagCTTTTTCGTATGAAATGGCGTTTGGTGGTGCTGGAATTGCTATAAGTTCTCCGTTAGCTAAAGTTCTTGGAAAAGTGTTTGATGCATGTATCGAAAGGTACCCTCACCTTTTTGGTAGTGATGCTAGGATTTATTCATGTTTGGCTGAACTTGGTGTTGGGTTAACCCATGAACCCGGTTTTCATCAG TTGGATGTAAGAGGAAATATGTTTGGAGTATTGGCTGCACATACACTTAGACCATTGGTCTCTCTGCATCATTTGGAGATGAATGATCCTATATTTCCAAACATGACGAAAATGAAATCTCTAGAGCATTTATACAATGCTGCAAAGTACGATCCTCATCGTATTTTGCAGCAAACAGTATGCTACGATCGTTGGTTTACTTGGACAGTTTCTGTTTCGTGGGGATACGCTGTTCAAGTCTTCAGCTACAACATCTTCTTGCCCGATGCTCTACGTATACAGGAGAGTTATTTTCCGTGGCAAACGAGTGATTTAGCTAGACATTATGACTTTGATACAAGGCCATATGAACCTGATCCTTGCAAAAGACAGCTTGTTTATTTTCTACATAATGTGTCTACTGGAATTAATGGACAAATCAAGACTATTTACAGGAAAAAAACCCCTGAGAATTGTACTATCACAATGGTGTCACCTAGAAGACTAGAAGAAATCAGAGTTGTTTCACAAAAGTTAGAAATCGACAGAAATCGG TTGCTATCACCAAGAAGACAATGTTGTGATGTGTTACCATCTACATCAAGAAATGTTATGGATGTCGCGATAAGAGAATGCAAAGAAGACGAACTGATATTCATACATCCTTAG